The Pyxidicoccus sp. MSG2 DNA segment GTCATCGCGTTGAGATACCTCTCCTGAATCGGGCCATCCTGGCCGGGGCCCGGTTGCGGAGTGTGAGCACGAGGCCCGGAACGGGATGCCGCAGAGCGGCTGTCGCACGGGACGTACCCGGCTCCTGCTATTTCGGACCCAGCGTCATGAGTACCTCCGCAACGCCGTCCGCGTGCTGCGGGTTCTCCTGGGCCACCGTGCGGAAGCCACACTTCTCGAGGACGCGGATCGACCCAACGTTGTGGACGGCGACCCATGCATGGAGCGGACGACTCGGCTCGAGCACGAGGAACTCCGAGAGCGCCTGTGTCGCGATGCCCTTGCCCCAGTGCTCGCGACCCATCCAATAGGCGACGAGCCGCTTGCCATCCTGTTCCCAAGTGCCGATGTACCCAGCGACCCATCCGTCGACGACGATGGTGCGGTTCACGTTCTCGGGGCGGAGAACGTTCGTGCGCCAGTGGGTCAGGAAGGCATCGCGTTCCCGCGACGGGAATGCGGCCATGTGCAGCGCGACTGCGTCCCGCTGGTGCTCGAAGAAGATCGGGAGGTC contains these protein-coding regions:
- a CDS encoding GNAT family N-acetyltransferase, producing the protein MTLRNVTDDDLPIFFEHQRDAVALHMAAFPSRERDAFLTHWRTNVLRPENVNRTIVVDGWVAGYIGTWEQDGKRLVAYWMGREHWGKGIATQALSEFLVLEPSRPLHAWVAVHNVGSIRVLEKCGFRTVAQENPQHADGVAEVLMTLGPK